AAACTTGACATGGAGTATTAGCGGTTGAAGTCCTACACCGTGTAGAGAAGCGCACAATATCTCACCACATCACTTCTCGAGACCATGAAACAGCACCGAATGTGAGCGCGAGGGAGTGAAACAAGAACAAGTTGAGGCTGAGAAATCCACCAACCGCTGAAGAAGCCAGCAGCCTCGCGCGCTGTCAGAAAATCACAAGGAGAAAAGTTCCAAGCCTGCTGCGCCTTTGTCTTTCGCATCGCGTAAGTGAACTAAAAAACAGCTACATAAATGTACAGGGACAGTATTATCTGTCTTGCTGAGGTATCAGAATAgcagcagagagcagaggaaaATAAAACAACAACTGCTGTTTTGTATTGACAACAACAATAATAGCAGATCATCATGGATACAGGGGGGTCCTCCGGGCTGGCCAAATCAGCCGCTGTAAAACTGTCCGAGATGGGAGAAAGAACGAAACAGTTTGGCAACGCAATGAAAGCCCCCGACCATCAAAGACGGATCATTTTAGTGATCGTCTGCGTGGCTCTTCTTCTAGACAATATGCTCTATATGGTTATAGTCCCGATTATTCCCGACTACCTTGCTGATTTAGAGCTTGAGCAAGCAGAGCACGTCCACGTAGTTATACATCCGAATTCTTCAATCAACAGCACAATGAGCTCAGCCCAAGCTAAAAGCAACAGGGACAATTTAGACGTCCAAATAGGAGTACTTTTTGCGTCGAAGGCTATCTTGCAGCTCTTGGTGAACCCTTTGTCAGGAACTTTCATAGACCGCGTTGGATACGACATTCCACTCCTCATAGGATTAACCGTCATGTTCTTTTCCACATGCATATTTGCTTTCGCTGAGAACTACGCGACGCTGTTTTTTGCCCGTAGTTTGCAAGGTCTGGGCTCAGCTTTCGCCGACACCTCAGGAATTGCCATGATAGCAGATAAATACACCGAAGAATCGGAGAGAAGTAAAGCCCTTGGTATCGCCCTGGCGTTCATCTCTTTCGGGAGCCTGGTAGCGCCTCCCTTCGGGGGTATCCTGTACGAGTTTGCCGGTAAAAGAGTACCGTTTATCGTTCTCGCCGTTGTTTGCCTTATAGACGGGATTCTGCTCTTGACCGTGATCAAGCCGTTCTCGAACAGGACTAGAGACAATATGCCGGTGGGTACCCCCATCTACAAACTAATGGTTGACCCCTACATAGCTGTCGTGGCAGGTGCCCTAACAGTGTGTAACATCCCCCTGGCCTTTCTGGAGCCCACCATAGCCAACTGGATGGAGAGCACCATGCATTCAACTAAGTGGGAAATGGGATTATGTTGGCTGCCTGCTTTCTTCCCACATGTTCTGGGTGTCTACATGACCGTCAAACTGGCTTCTAAGTACCCCAACCTGCAGTGGTTCTATGGAGCCTTGGGCATGGTCATTATCGGGGCCAGCTCGTGCACCGTTCCAGCATGCAAAACATTCGGCCAGTTAATCGCCCCGTTATGCGGCATATGTTTCGGCATCGCTCTCGTGGACACTGCCCTGTTGCCAACACTTGCCTTCCTGGTCGACGTGCGTCATGTGTCCGTGTACGGCAGCGTCTACGCTTTAGCTGACATCTCCTATTCTGTCGCGTATGCCATGGGTCCTATCGTGGCGGGGAATATAGTGCACAACTATGGGTTTGTCCAACTCAACCTGGGCATGGGCCTCGTCAATGTCCTGTACGCACCGGCCCTTCTGCTGCTCCGTAATGTGTGCCAAATGAAGCCGTCCTACTCCGAGAGAGATAACCTGTTGGTGGACGATGATGAACCCGAGGGTCTGTATGATACCATGAAGATGGAGGAGCGGAAAGGCAAGAAGAAGGGTTATAGTTCGGCAGGGAACTGTTTGCCTGTTGTGGTGGTGGATGAGAATGGAGGGTTTGACCCGTTTAGAGCACAAACACGTGCCTCTTCAGAGGAATCCTTTGGTCCAGAGTACAGTTAGAATACTGTATCACAACATAGAACTACAGATAGAATGGAGTACAACTTAGAACGTCCCCGAATACACTGAGAGTTCGAGAGTTAGGACTTATGGACCTGCCAAAAGAGGGTAGACAGTCACTTCACTCTGTAATATACTCATGTGCAATATAGAAATACCCAATCATACTTGTGTGACCCGTTTCCAAAGTGTATTTAATTTCATCGTAATTGAACAGGTCTTCTCTGTATGTATAGTTTCTTATGGTCGTCTAAATGGAGTACTATTGTGAGAGGTCTATCAAATACAGTTGACTATGTGTGCATTACTACTGCAGAGTATTGTAAAAAAGTAAATAGATAAATGTATGTACAAGATTATATTGATATTATAAATACACGTCCAACTGCCAACGCATCAACTAGGCTTTTGTGCAAAAAACAACAACTCCTTTTTAGTACTGGAAACCATTGATTTCCTTTCTTAATTTCGTTGACATATTgactattatttgtattttgcttttgttttgttttgtttttattttccaTATCTAATTTCGAAACGTTGCCTAATTGTGACCTCTGTATTTTTGTAATTTCTTTTTGtgatgtttttgtttttcttcgTAAAATGTAGTGTATTATAAACAAATGCGTGTTGTACATATGTCGATATTTACATAGTAAATGATTCAATTGTATTTGGGCCTATGCATATTTGAGTGTGTGCGTGATGTATGCGTGTATGTTGAAACGGTGTATTGTCAAAACGTAATGAAGTGATTATCCGTCATAGCTCATTAACAACTTCCTAAATTGAGCACATATATGTTAATATATCGATAATAGTTAtaataaaattgtatttaaatATAACGTGTTTTGTGTGTGTCATAATTATTTATAGTGAGATTATAAAATCATCTTTAAATCCTACTTGTTATTCAGTTCTGAATCAAACGAAGAGCGTTTGATTAGGTGCGtaatggtagctagctagcaatgttACCAAATATACTGGTTGATAGAAATCCTTAATGTTGGCTGTCCTACACCCAATCCCTATGTTGAAGAGAATAGACAAGACGATGAAGATAATACACAAGACCCCGTCGGATCCTGATTGAAACAACAGTTTAGTTACAGACATTAGTTAACAATCTATATTACAAACATTACAATTTGTGTGCGTAATTTTGATTTAGGTGTAAACGCTTTGTAGTCAGAGATTTGAGAGAAAATTACAGTTACAGGGGTGGATTGTTATTCAACCCCAACCCATACTGTAAAGATAATCAACGAATAGTTTGCCCTTTTGAAATACGGGTATCGAATATGATACTTCAACCAACTGATCGTTTCACTGTGGGGTTTATAGATTACATCATTCATCAAAAGCTTTACgcacgagagacagagagagagagtgcgtgttttatgggtgtgtgagtgagaggggcagagagagagcgagagagagagaaatgcgaACCTTATTCTTATTATTTAAGAATGATTTAGTTCCTGTAACGTCATGTAAACGTCTACTTGGTGGTGCGTAAAGTCATGGTGCAACTAGCTGGCGCTGTCCGTGGTTCTGAAAGTTGACACGCGCTGTGAAAGCTCACAGCAGACGCCCCACAAGGAGAACGGTTCTAACGATATTGTTCTCTCCACAACCAAGTGTAGGTAGTCAAGCTATTCGTTGATTTTCAGCTCTCAAACTCAGGAAAAGCCCCTTCTTTCCCCCGACACACTCTAAATTCAACAATAAAGTAATACGGGCTAACCCGACTTGTAGCTACTACTATCTCAAGATAATTTTCATACTTTGTCAGAGGTGGGCAGGGGAAGCAAGCCAAGCTGTCAAATAATATGTTCCACGAATAGATTTCGATGGGAGGAGTTTGCTGCTTGCGGGGTaggtagagacagacaaacaCCTAGAGCATCTTTACTAAGCAAGCGCGCTTTAAAAGTCAAAGCCTTGCAATGGGTGTGAGCTAGGAGTGAATATCATGAAGCGTGAGACAGAAGGGGGAACGATCATTCGTTCGCGTCAAAGGATTTAGTTATGTTAGTTCTATGCACGTACGCGGGACACTATTTAATCTTGTTGCAAACCTTTTTGACCTCTTGAGGAGTGAAGGAAGGCATCCATTTCGCAGGTAAGCGGAAATATTTTCTCTTATCCTCATTATTCACAAATATGCCTAGTTCAGTAAGTTAATAACAGGTGCACGATGTGATTAGTTTGGATGACTTGGAAGGAGACAGCTCCTCGATTAATACTTATGGAAAGATTGTGATTGTAGTTATGTATCTATAATCTATCTATGCTGAATACAATAATATATTATATTTAACACTAATGCATACCATATCAACACCTGGTGATACGATTTtggtttttaaatctaatttatAATACGAACTCGACAGTGACAGTTATAACGTAGCAATCCTATTTTAAAGTAATCGCTTTTTTCCTTTGTTTTGAATGATTTGGATGTACCGGCTTCATGCAAAAGGCTGAACTTCAACCAACTCTTGTGAGTTTGAATTCCTCCTGACCGATCCTGACTGGATAACAACATGCCTATCCTGGAGAGAGAGCCGCCGAAAGGCCGAAGGGAAAGCTATGTATGAAAGTCTTAGGTTATATTTATATCGATATACTAATATTCTTTATGCACTAAATCGATACATTCTAATTTTTTTAAACACTGAGGGTAATGAATTGTTTAATAAGGATTGTGTCTGGCTGTAACTTGCTATCAACTATTTCGAAAACAAATCTTTACTTTATCTATACGGGCATATTATGAAAATGTAGGCTTTATCGGACAACATTATAAGGTGAATtgtagtaggtctatgttattcaGGTCGTCGCAAAAGTGAGTAACAATAACTGAATCGATAGTCATTTATTGGTGGTAATTAGCATAATCTAAAATCTGCTTGCTTTACTTGTTTCACTCAGTTTACATTGTTGCTGTTTTATCACAATGTTGCTTGTGACTGACAAAGTACCGTTGCTGAGACACTATTTTAGGGAATTCGTTTCTTACCTTGACATGTACCACAGTCCTTTTTGTAGCCTTAATTGTTTTCCAAAGTATGCATTTATTGATACAAATTGGCTTCTTACTTGTTCTATTTCTTAACAAATTGTAATGAGAAGTGATTTTCATAAGTGTCTTGCAGAACTAACGCACTGATTATCAATAGAAAAAGTATGCAGCAACAAGCTTGAAAGCTATTCCAAGTGCAACAGGTACAGGCGCTGCCCATGGGGCTGAAAAGAACATGGATGCTGAAACGCTGTGTCCTTGTACTGACCGCTAGAGGCAGACACTAGAGAACTGGAAGGCTTTTATTACACTGGTATTAACAAAACTGGGAAATTAAAATACACTCTCAGATTTGATGTAATGCAAATGTATGATCCAACACAGAGCTTTGGAAGCCGTGATACTGCGCCCAAATTATTGTTCTCGGTCTAAACTTTTGTCATGTAAAAGACAATTTATCGAGCCTTTTTTTGTTGGAAGATATACACATTCTGCGAATTGTAAAGAATACCGAGAAGTAATCCGGGAAGTCAAAAATTCACGTTTCTGTTGCCAGAGCACTTTAGCTATATGCTACTAGAATTTACACAGTACCATTGGTTTAGGTTAAGGCGAATATGAACGAAGCACAAGCCCGTGGTGTGACACTTCAATTGCCCACTGGGGATCAATTAATTAAACAAAATTGAATTCAGAACGATACGATTCTAATGGATCTCCCCCAAGAGTGGCCATTCGCTTGGGGCTAATTCCAAGGTAAAATATCACCAACCTCTCCATTCAGTCATACATATTTCACATTTGATTTACACACTAAAAATAAGGGTTCCTCAAAGGACTTTGGGAAgggtgatggttctatgtggaaccataatGACCCGAATAATCCCTTCGAGCCCTTCAATGGTTATTTGCAGTTCAGATAAGGGTTCTTTCCTCTTTTAGTGATGATTAACATGTATGGCAGTTGGTTCATTAGAATATGTTGGGGCGTGGTTTGcgcacagctctttttgtgcaaccgtgagtgagagtgtcattccagtttatttaatctgttgtgttgtattaTAAAAGGTCGTGTTGAGTTTTATTATAACATGTTACTTATGCCTATGGCCAGTGATTGTGTCTTGTTAAAGACTCACATATGGCCTTGTGTCAATTGAGAACGTTTGACTAAATGCTGGCACACTTTATTCAACCCatcaataaaaacagaaataaagtCTTGCGAAAGTTTAACAATGCATTATGGCTATTAAACCCTAATTAAAAACCCTGTATTGTTCTTCAAAGAACATTTCAGATTGAAAACATTATTTATAGAGCCATTCTCCATAAATgttctatatagcaccaaaaagtGTTTCACTATGGTTACAAGCCATATTAACCCTTATTTGGcactatatagaacccttttatTTTAGTGTGTAGGTAACCCATTCTCACAAGTTACACTGGCCAGAATGACAGAACTGATTCAAACATATCATGCCAAATTGGGAGAAATAATGAGTCAACACTCAACACACTTACTCCCACTCCATATACAGCACTTTCCATTAGCATTTTATTCAATATAAAATAACCATAGCTGTTTCGATCAAAAGGAGCGTTTTCGTATCCCACAGGGCGCTGTAAAATTAATTCTCGACGTGGCTTCAAGCAGTTCGAATTAATAATTCACTCAGGTTCTAAGAATACAAGCTTTAAAGAGAAACTTCAGGAAGAAAATGTGGTATTTTAATGCTCAGACGAATGAATACATGCCTACAGGCAGGAAAACAGCTTCCTTATAATGATGAACACATTTTGTCCTTTTGGGTGCAGCATCATTGAGTCAATATTTATCCCAATCCAACCATTACAGAGggtctgattgattgattgatctcaCAATGTTAGGTCCTGCCCAAGGTGCCTGTCCCACCCCTGAAACAGACTCTGGACATGTACCTGAGCTGTATGAAACATCTGGTGAAGGAGGAACAATATCAGAAGACTAAAGCCATCGTGGTGAAGTTTGGAGAGCCAGGCGGCACTGGAGAGCTGCTGCAGAAGAAACTACTGGAGAGGAGTGACAAGACATACAACTGGGtaaactccctccctccatcactcagacaagcactgtgtcccaaatggcaccctattgcctatatagtgcaagggctctggtcaaaggtagtgtgcactatagggaataaggtgtcatttgggaGGCAGATAAGACCCTCTAGTAAATGTAAACATTCAAATACATTCTGTTAGCCACTGTGGGAGTGTGATCCTTGTTAGGTTTCTATTGTTTTGAAACAGAAGTCAGATTTGGTGTGGGATGGGATGCCAGTTTACCTTTTAGTTCCCACATGTGTGAAGCATGCAAAGTAGTATACCCTTATacttctacactcttagaaaaaatggtgCTATCTAGAATATTTTTTGTTGCAATTAGAACCCTTTTagctccaggtagaacccttttggttccaggtggaatccttttgggttccatgtacagtgccttcagaaagtatttacaccccttgactttttccatattttgttatgttacaggctgaatttaaaatggattacatttagatttaaTGTCACTaacctatacacaataccccataatgtcaaagttgaaTTATGTTTTTCCAAATGTTTCCAAATGAATTAAAAAAGAAAAttttgaaatgtcttgagtcaataagtattcaacccctttgttattgcaagcttaaatacgttcaggagtaaaaatgtgcttaacaagtcacataagaagTTGCAggacaataatagtgtttaacataattttttaatgactacctcatctctgtaccccagatatacaattatctgtaatgtccctcagtcgagcagtgaatttaaaacatagattcaatcacaaagaccaggaagcTTTTCCAATGCTTCGCAGAGATGAGTagaacaaataaacaaataagcagacattgaatatctctttgagcatggtgaagttattaattacactttggatggtgtatcaatacacccagtcactacaaagagacaggtgtccttcctaactcagttgccgaagaggaaggaaaccgctcagggattttaccatgaggccaatggtgactttaaaacagttacagagtttaatggctgtgataggagaaaactgaggatggatcaacaacattgtagttactccacaatactaacctaactgacagagtgaaaagaaggaaggctgtacagaataaaatattccaaaacatgcatcctgtttgcaacaaggcatgaaagtaatactgaaaaaaattcaatttttgtcctgaatacaaagtgttatgtttggggcaaatccaatacaacacactactgagtaccactctccatattttcaagcaaagtggtggctgcatcatgttatgggtatgtttgtatTCGTtatggactggggagttttttcaggataaaaaaaagtaACTGACTGGAgctaagcaaaggcaaaatcctataggaaaacctggttcagtctgctttccaccagacactgggagactttTTTCTAAGCGTGTACAGTATACTTCGACATCACTTCAGGTTGAAACATTGTAGAGCACAAGTAGAAGTAAACACGACCTAAAGGTGTGATATATCAGGAGTGTGTCGATAACGGAAAGCTAAACAATCTCCTTTGATAACCCATTGGAGACCTGTCCATAAAGACTGTAGAGTCTCCACACTGTGATTGAAGACACTATCAACTCCATAAATGGCCCAATACACTTGGACCATCAATAACAGCTGGCAACGGAAGGAGGAAAGAACTAAAGCTGTGGCCATAGATCTATCAGATCTGCCACTTGGTGTCTGCAGGACCGATCCATCACTGGCCACTTAGATGATCAGTCAGTCCTGAATTAAAGTAGCTTTCTGATATCTATCAAACTCCCACTCCTCTGCcacagcctctctcctcctcaagtTCTtttgtcctctctttctctctgttatcTATCAAACTCCCACTCGTCCTGCTGcagcctctctcctcttttcctctaATCCTTTtgtcctctatttctctctgttaTCTATCAAACTCCCACTCCTGCTgcagcctctctcctcctctcctcctgtagtctttttgtcctctctttctctctgttctctatcaAACTCCCACTCCTCCTGCTGCAGCCTCTcacctcctctactcccctccatCTTGCTATGATATCCAGTGCACTCATGATATTGATGGCTTCTCACACCGATGCCCATGAGATTCCCTTCTAAGAATACGTTTTCATATTGTGTTTAAAGCCAGTTCAACAAAACCACAGTTTAAAAACCTGCAGGAGCAGTTTTTGGCACCTTGTCAACATGGATGGACAAAGTGGAGGCCTTGtgcctgtgttctctctctctccctctctctctctcgccatctctatctctcgctctctcaggtTTATGACTACTGGCTAGAGGATATGTATTTGAATCAGAGATTGGCCCTACCAGTCAACTCCAATCCTGCCATGGTCTTCCCAAAACAAAACTTTAAAGATCGCAAAGACTCACTCAGGTATGTGAAATACTCCCTCAGGTATGTGAAAGACTCACTCAGGTATGTGAAATACTCCCTCAGGTATGTGAAAGACTCACTCAGGTATGTGAAATACTCCCTCAGGTATGTGAAAGACTCACTCAGGTATGTGAAAGACTCACTTCCTCATTGTGAATAAGATTAGTGTTGTTTGACTGACAACCAGTTGAATTATACTTGACAACAGGGAGtaatgtacatactgtagtaatcTCGGCACCCAAAACCAAATCAGCTACTCTGACAAGAGACTATGTACATTGAGATGATTTTGAATGTTTGAACTAGGTACTTACTTATTTAGATAGttcattatttttgttgttgttgcattttcTCATCCTGAATCCCTCCACAACTAGAAGCTGTCCAACTATATAATGGTAAATACAATATACAGAGTACAATATTGTATTATACTGCAATATACAATGGTGCTGGTGCAATGCAATACATGGCTACTATGCTtcctgtcctgtactgtaaaCCAACTTGGTGAGAGATTTACAACAATGTTTTCAACAGGCATAAACCAAACCAGATTTACAACAATGTTTTCAACAGGCATAAACCAAACCAGATTTACAACAATGTTTCAGCAGGCATAAACCAAACCAGATTTACAACAATGTTTCAGCAGGCATAAACCAAACCAGATTTACAACAATGTTTCAGCAGGCATAAACCAAACCAGATTTACAACAATGTTTCAGCAGGCATAAACCAAACCAGATTTACAACAATGTTTCAGCAGGCATAAACCAAACCAGATTTACAACAATGTTTTCAGCAGGCATAAACTAAACCAGATTTACAACAATGTTTTCAGCAGGCATAAACCAAACCAGATTTACAACAATGTTTTCAGCAGGCATAAACCAAACCAGATTTACAACAATGTTTTCAGCAGGCATAAACTAAACCAGATTTACAACAATGTTTCAGCAGGCATAAACCAAACCAGATTTACAACAATGTTTTCAGCAGGCATAAACTAAACCAGATTTACAACAATGTTTTCAGCAGGCATAAACCAAACCAGATTTACAACAATGTTTTCAGCAGGCATAAACTAAACCAGATTTACAACAATGTTTTCAGCAGGCATAAACCAAACCAGATTTACAACAATGTTTTCAGCAGGCATAAACTAAACCAGATTTACAAGCTGCAGTACGTGGAGAGTATCAGTAGCCAGTCtgcatcatgtcttctctacatCTCTGCTGCTTATTAAATGAGCTGTGGTCTGCCAGCCTGACAgacaacacacaaacaaacacacacaaacacacaaacacacacacacacacatgcacaaacacaagcacacacatacacacacaaacgcaaGACCATCCAGATGCAGACTGTGTACTGTAAGTCAACATTAGCTTTTGTCAGCTCATAGTGAGCTAAGTGACAACTAGCAGGACCTCCAGAACAGCCTGCTAATAGACCGACAGAGACT
This genomic stretch from Salvelinus namaycush isolate Seneca chromosome 4, SaNama_1.0, whole genome shotgun sequence harbors:
- the LOC120045713 gene encoding probable vesicular acetylcholine transporter-B, coding for MDTGGSSGLAKSAAVKLSEMGERTKQFGNAMKAPDHQRRIILVIVCVALLLDNMLYMVIVPIIPDYLADLELEQAEHVHVVIHPNSSINSTMSSAQAKSNRDNLDVQIGVLFASKAILQLLVNPLSGTFIDRVGYDIPLLIGLTVMFFSTCIFAFAENYATLFFARSLQGLGSAFADTSGIAMIADKYTEESERSKALGIALAFISFGSLVAPPFGGILYEFAGKRVPFIVLAVVCLIDGILLLTVIKPFSNRTRDNMPVGTPIYKLMVDPYIAVVAGALTVCNIPLAFLEPTIANWMESTMHSTKWEMGLCWLPAFFPHVLGVYMTVKLASKYPNLQWFYGALGMVIIGASSCTVPACKTFGQLIAPLCGICFGIALVDTALLPTLAFLVDVRHVSVYGSVYALADISYSVAYAMGPIVAGNIVHNYGFVQLNLGMGLVNVLYAPALLLLRNVCQMKPSYSERDNLLVDDDEPEGLYDTMKMEERKGKKKGYSSAGNCLPVVVVDENGGFDPFRAQTRASSEESFGPEYS